From one Catenulispora sp. GP43 genomic stretch:
- a CDS encoding DUF3145 domain-containing protein, translated as MTTSGVLYIHSAPRALCPHIEWAVASVLGVRVSLDWTHQPAEPHMWRAELSWRGQAGTAARITSQLRGWQQLRFEATEDSSDGSEGERYCSTPTLGVYRAATGQHGDIVIAEDRLRAALARAHRGESTLEREVEALLGKPWDDELEPFRYAGEGAPVRWLHQVG; from the coding sequence GTGACAACAAGCGGAGTCCTCTACATCCACTCCGCTCCACGCGCCCTCTGCCCCCACATCGAGTGGGCGGTGGCGAGCGTACTCGGCGTGCGCGTCAGCCTGGACTGGACGCACCAGCCGGCCGAACCGCACATGTGGCGGGCCGAGCTGTCCTGGCGCGGGCAGGCCGGGACCGCGGCGCGCATCACCTCGCAGCTGCGGGGCTGGCAGCAGCTGCGCTTCGAGGCCACCGAGGACTCCTCCGACGGGTCCGAGGGCGAGCGCTACTGCTCCACGCCCACGCTCGGCGTCTACCGGGCCGCCACCGGGCAGCACGGCGACATCGTCATCGCCGAGGACCGGCTGCGGGCCGCGCTGGCCCGCGCGCACCGCGGCGAGTCCACGCTGGAGCGCGAGGTCGAGGCGCTGCTCGGCAAGCCGTGGGACGACGAGCTGGAGCCCTTCCGGTACGCGGGCGAGGGGGCGCCGGTGCGGTGGTTGCATCAGGTCGGGTGA
- a CDS encoding TetR/AcrR family transcriptional regulator translates to MSTPKTASRTRYHHGDLRNAMMESAVELARTGGPEAVVLREVARRVGVSATAAYRHFSDADALLDEVKKSALADLAAALEAATCAVPDDGDPGDVAVARLRASANAYIDFAIDQAGLFMTAFCRTTVPGGEHQEYEGEPFDQTEAFLALGRLLDQVVATGRMPAERRPGADIAAWSVVHGFALLLVGGPLERHLSEADQEFVRDRTLDVVIRGLTAGR, encoded by the coding sequence GTGAGCACGCCCAAGACCGCCTCCCGGACCCGCTACCACCACGGCGATTTGCGCAACGCGATGATGGAGTCGGCGGTGGAGTTGGCCCGGACCGGGGGACCGGAGGCGGTGGTGCTGCGCGAGGTGGCGCGGCGGGTCGGGGTCTCGGCGACCGCGGCGTACCGGCACTTCTCCGACGCCGACGCGCTGCTCGACGAGGTGAAGAAGAGCGCGCTGGCGGACCTGGCCGCCGCGCTGGAGGCCGCGACCTGCGCGGTGCCGGACGACGGCGACCCCGGCGACGTCGCGGTGGCCCGGCTGCGCGCCTCGGCGAACGCCTACATCGACTTCGCGATCGACCAGGCCGGACTGTTCATGACCGCCTTCTGCCGCACCACGGTGCCCGGCGGGGAGCACCAGGAGTACGAGGGCGAGCCGTTCGACCAGACCGAGGCCTTCCTGGCCCTGGGCCGGCTGCTGGACCAGGTGGTCGCGACCGGGCGGATGCCCGCCGAGCGGCGCCCCGGCGCGGACATCGCGGCCTGGTCGGTGGTGCACGGCTTCGCGCTGCTGCTGGTCGGCGGGCCGCTGGAGCGCCACCTGTCGGAGGCGGACCAGGAGTTCGTGCGGGACCGGACGCTGGACGTCGTGATCCGGGGGCTGACGGCGGGGCGGTGA